A single region of the Yersinia entomophaga genome encodes:
- the mtfA gene encoding DgsA anti-repressor MtfA gives MMKWLWKANQPQAEVLMQWHEALAIPLLSPLDEAEQQRLVTVASQILQQKRMVPLQGLELTALMQARLALLFALPVMELGARWLDGFHEVLIYPAPFIVEDDWQDDLGLVHSGQTVQSGQSWEQGPIVLNWQDIQDSFDLSGFNLVIHEAAHKLDMRNGGNSNGVPPIPMRDVAAWEFDLHRAMDNIQDEIDMVGVEGASMDAYAASDPAECFAVLSEYFFSAPELLASRFPAVYHHFCRFYLQDPLARLKRWESQLTES, from the coding sequence ATGATGAAGTGGCTGTGGAAAGCAAATCAACCGCAAGCGGAAGTGCTGATGCAATGGCATGAAGCACTGGCTATTCCTTTACTTTCTCCATTGGATGAAGCGGAGCAGCAACGGTTAGTCACCGTCGCCAGCCAGATTTTACAGCAGAAACGCATGGTACCTTTGCAGGGCTTGGAGTTAACCGCACTGATGCAGGCTCGTTTGGCGCTGTTATTTGCTCTGCCGGTGATGGAACTCGGTGCGCGGTGGTTAGATGGTTTTCACGAAGTCCTGATCTACCCTGCCCCATTTATCGTAGAAGACGACTGGCAGGATGATCTGGGGCTGGTGCACAGCGGCCAAACGGTGCAGTCGGGACAAAGCTGGGAACAGGGGCCGATTGTTTTAAACTGGCAGGATATTCAAGATTCTTTCGATCTCTCCGGCTTTAATCTGGTGATTCACGAGGCGGCTCACAAATTGGATATGCGCAACGGCGGTAATTCCAACGGCGTCCCTCCCATTCCCATGCGTGACGTCGCGGCGTGGGAATTCGATTTACACCGCGCAATGGATAATATTCAGGACGAGATTGATATGGTCGGCGTTGAGGGAGCCAGTATGGATGCCTATGCCGCTAGCGATCCGGCGGAATGTTTCGCTGTGCTTTCAGAATATTTCTTTAGCGCGCCGGAGCTTTTAGCCTCACGCTTCCCGGCAGTTTATCACCATTTCTGTCGGTTTTATTTGCAAGACCCCCTCGCCCGTCTGAAAAGATGGGAAAGCCAGCTGACAGAGAGCTAA
- a CDS encoding DUF2570 domain-containing protein, with amino-acid sequence MSLLSVLKRGLLLATLFAVLVGGLWVAQLKKTATLLNSENISLTQQNQLYLQRLQGYDQQMKTLDEALTTNAITQRQAEEKYHAIEQQMRRLLANSRCAREPVPDAVIRLQQRALGQSLPGAANSTESAAIAP; translated from the coding sequence ATGAGTCTGCTCAGTGTTTTGAAACGTGGTCTGCTACTTGCCACGCTATTTGCGGTTTTGGTTGGCGGGCTGTGGGTTGCTCAACTGAAAAAGACCGCGACATTACTGAATTCTGAAAATATCAGTCTGACGCAGCAGAATCAGCTTTATCTGCAACGGTTGCAAGGATATGACCAGCAGATGAAAACACTGGATGAGGCGTTAACCACTAATGCCATAACTCAGCGTCAGGCAGAGGAGAAATATCATGCGATCGAACAACAAATGCGGCGGCTGCTGGCTAATAGCCGCTGCGCTCGGGAGCCTGTGCCTGATGCTGTTATCCGGTTGCAGCAACGAGCACTTGGCCAAAGCCTGCCCGGTGCAGCCAATAGTACCGAAAGCGCTGCTATTGCCCCATGA
- a CDS encoding phage holin family protein → MTLKIPTDTQAITWLIIGLFSAWGGVVRYLMDMQGHRGSWSWMGIISQIIISSFTGLLGGLLSFENGSSHYMTFAIAGLFGTLGSTALSYLWRRFLGSPEKNRG, encoded by the coding sequence ATGACGTTAAAGATTCCGACTGATACACAGGCAATTACCTGGTTAATTATTGGCCTTTTTTCAGCTTGGGGAGGTGTTGTGAGATATCTCATGGATATGCAAGGGCACAGGGGGAGTTGGAGTTGGATGGGAATAATAAGTCAGATCATTATTTCAAGCTTCACTGGCCTTTTGGGGGGATTACTCAGCTTTGAAAATGGCAGTAGTCATTACATGACTTTTGCTATTGCAGGCTTATTTGGCACCTTGGGGAGTACGGCGTTGAGTTACCTGTGGCGGCGTTTCTTGGGGAGTCCGGAGAAAAATCGTGGGTAA
- a CDS encoding 4'-phosphopantetheinyl transferase family protein, which yields MNPVFIRNFAFSSIPAVGLNGQAPYEGLLGKCDFDVHAYQDNLFAVYGIAFPPSLQKAVTKRRAEYLAGRFVARQVLNMLGPRDYHLENGPDRAPCWPDGIQGTLSHNDNRVLCAAQIIPLRLSAGGSGIGLDVESWIGSDRIDEIWPGIINDAEHHQLQRGPLPFNKMLTLTFSAKESLFKAIYPQLRCYFDFLDVRLVGCSLESGRFELELLRELSPEFKAGRRFQGCFKLMETDVRTFVAY from the coding sequence GTGAACCCTGTTTTTATTCGGAACTTTGCCTTCTCCTCCATCCCGGCTGTCGGCCTAAATGGTCAGGCACCTTATGAGGGATTACTGGGGAAATGTGATTTTGATGTCCATGCCTATCAGGACAATCTGTTTGCTGTATACGGCATTGCCTTTCCTCCCAGCCTGCAAAAGGCGGTCACCAAGCGGCGAGCGGAGTATCTGGCCGGGCGCTTTGTTGCCAGGCAGGTACTCAATATGCTTGGCCCGAGGGACTACCATTTGGAAAACGGCCCCGACCGCGCGCCCTGCTGGCCAGACGGCATCCAAGGCACCCTGAGCCATAATGACAACCGGGTATTGTGCGCGGCACAAATTATTCCGTTACGCCTTTCTGCCGGCGGTAGTGGCATAGGGTTAGATGTAGAAAGCTGGATTGGTTCGGATCGGATTGACGAAATCTGGCCGGGCATTATTAACGATGCAGAGCACCATCAATTACAACGTGGACCTCTGCCGTTTAATAAAATGCTGACGCTGACGTTTTCTGCCAAAGAAAGTCTGTTTAAAGCGATTTATCCGCAGTTACGCTGCTATTTTGATTTTTTGGATGTGCGTCTGGTGGGATGTTCACTGGAGTCAGGCCGCTTTGAACTGGAGTTATTGCGAGAACTGAGTCCGGAATTTAAGGCAGGGCGTCGTTTTCAAGGCTGTTTTAAATTGATGGAAACTGACGTGCGTACTTTTGTGGCCTATTAA
- a CDS encoding sensor domain-containing diguanylate cyclase — protein MQIPPKPPNENARIATLLAYNILDTSPEERFDRITRLAKRLFNVPIALISLVDVNRQWFKSSVGLAESETSRDISFCGHAILEEGILMVPDALTDQRFCDNPLVIDAPGIRFYAGCPLVVPNGSKLGTLCLIDVEPRSLDETDQQLLCDLAKMAEQEIAAVQLATIDELTQLTNRRGFEILAQHALTYCVHNNIPASVVFFDLNNFKAINDNFGHAEGDKALMTFADELQLFFSETDIVARLGGDEFVALLTASSCKDMVDILSRFKIALEQRNRRERRGYDICFSVGYANCDFDKFTTIKALLAVADSSMYTHKLELRDKRKSQHKN, from the coding sequence ATGCAAATTCCCCCTAAACCTCCGAATGAGAACGCTCGTATTGCGACACTGCTCGCTTATAATATTCTTGATACTTCTCCCGAAGAACGTTTTGATCGAATCACTCGGCTAGCAAAACGCTTATTTAATGTCCCTATTGCCTTGATATCCTTGGTTGATGTTAACCGCCAGTGGTTTAAATCCAGCGTAGGTCTGGCCGAGTCGGAAACATCGCGAGATATCTCGTTTTGCGGTCATGCGATTTTGGAAGAGGGGATTTTGATGGTGCCCGATGCGTTAACCGATCAGCGCTTTTGCGATAATCCCTTGGTGATCGATGCACCGGGCATTCGTTTTTATGCGGGTTGCCCGTTAGTGGTGCCAAACGGTAGTAAGCTGGGCACTTTGTGTCTGATTGATGTAGAGCCGCGCTCTTTGGATGAAACCGATCAGCAGCTATTATGTGATCTGGCAAAAATGGCTGAGCAAGAAATTGCCGCGGTACAATTGGCTACTATTGACGAGTTGACGCAGTTGACCAATAGACGCGGTTTCGAAATATTGGCACAACATGCGTTAACTTATTGCGTACATAATAATATTCCGGCCAGCGTCGTGTTTTTTGATCTTAATAATTTTAAAGCGATCAATGATAATTTTGGTCACGCCGAAGGTGATAAAGCTTTAATGACTTTCGCGGACGAACTGCAACTATTCTTCAGTGAGACTGACATCGTTGCCCGCTTAGGGGGAGATGAATTTGTGGCGCTACTGACGGCATCTAGCTGCAAAGATATGGTGGACATACTCAGTCGCTTTAAAATTGCCTTAGAGCAAAGAAATCGTCGTGAACGACGAGGGTATGATATCTGTTTCAGCGTGGGTTATGCTAACTGCGATTTTGATAAGTTCACTACAATAAAAGCATTACTAGCTGTTGCAGATTCTTCTATGTATACACATAAACTAGAGTTACGCGATAAACGGAAATCTCAACATAAGAACTGA
- a CDS encoding YlaC family protein: MDIIKEILIEDIEKINKKENRNGRLDFNIEFIHKHPYLCLAMLISYFFVLILMLLTPYFGTYYVIGFTAFFVIMSAILLMEIKPIFKFEDIGVLDLRVCYNGEWFFSRALSPEAVAKLLENKNINDDFKNKIKRIIENKGEIDFYDVYDLAYSKKQVSSITDSRIVPV, translated from the coding sequence ATGGATATAATAAAAGAAATACTCATTGAAGACATTGAGAAAATCAATAAAAAAGAAAACCGGAATGGTCGTCTTGACTTTAATATTGAGTTCATTCATAAACATCCGTATTTGTGTTTGGCAATGCTGATTTCATATTTCTTTGTTTTAATTCTGATGCTTTTAACACCTTATTTTGGTACTTATTACGTTATTGGTTTTACTGCATTTTTTGTCATCATGTCAGCAATTTTATTGATGGAAATAAAGCCGATATTTAAATTTGAAGACATTGGTGTACTCGACCTCCGCGTTTGCTATAACGGCGAATGGTTTTTCAGCCGCGCTCTGTCTCCAGAAGCAGTGGCTAAATTGCTTGAAAATAAAAATATCAATGATGACTTTAAAAATAAAATTAAACGCATCATAGAAAATAAAGGCGAAATCGATTTCTACGATGTTTACGATCTGGCCTACTCAAAAAAGCAAGTCTCCTCGATTACTGACTCGAGAATCGTGCCTGTCTAA
- a CDS encoding M15 family metallopeptidase: MVGNFTFSQISQRNLQGIHPDLVRVVYLALKLSEVDFRVIEGLRDSARQRQMVLNGKSQTLNSRHLTGHAVDLAPWFNNTIPWNDWGAFAQVAAAMKQAAKQLQIPVIWGGDWTTLKDGPHFELPRMQYP, translated from the coding sequence ATCGTGGGTAACTTTACTTTTAGTCAAATCAGTCAACGCAATCTACAAGGCATACACCCGGATCTCGTTCGGGTGGTGTACCTGGCACTCAAATTGTCCGAGGTGGATTTTCGCGTTATCGAAGGGCTGCGTGATAGCGCACGTCAACGGCAAATGGTGCTTAATGGCAAGAGCCAAACGCTCAATAGCCGGCATCTTACCGGTCATGCGGTCGATTTGGCGCCTTGGTTCAACAACACGATTCCCTGGAACGATTGGGGAGCGTTTGCTCAGGTTGCAGCGGCGATGAAACAGGCGGCGAAGCAACTACAAATTCCTGTGATCTGGGGCGGTGACTGGACGACGCTTAAGGATGGGCCGCACTTTGAGTTGCCGAGGATGCAGTATCCATGA
- the cspE gene encoding RNA chaperone/antiterminator CspA: MSNKMTGLVKWFDAGKGFGFITPADGGKDVFVHFSAIQSNDFKTLDEGQRVEFSIENGAKGPSAANVVAL; encoded by the coding sequence ATGTCTAATAAAATGACTGGTTTAGTAAAATGGTTTGACGCGGGTAAAGGCTTTGGTTTTATTACCCCAGCGGACGGTGGCAAAGATGTATTCGTGCATTTCTCTGCTATCCAGAGCAACGATTTTAAAACGCTGGATGAAGGTCAGCGCGTAGAGTTCTCGATTGAGAACGGCGCAAAAGGGCCTTCGGCGGCCAATGTTGTTGCCCTGTAA
- a CDS encoding helix-turn-helix domain-containing protein produces the protein MMYFVVADEKIVYSLKGSVELTNKEYLLFIALVNHASNGQLIDRDDLLTLVWPEREMTINNNNIHQLFSRLKKKVVLISDDFELQSLRGKSYKVNNKKNMSVRYINHNSIFYRSIKVIFSLYRKIFRRNTFRDNADTL, from the coding sequence ATGATGTATTTTGTAGTGGCAGATGAAAAGATTGTGTATAGCCTGAAAGGTAGTGTAGAGTTAACGAATAAAGAGTATTTATTATTTATCGCACTGGTTAATCATGCGTCAAACGGTCAGCTAATAGATAGGGATGATTTACTCACTTTGGTTTGGCCAGAAAGAGAGATGACGATAAACAATAACAACATCCATCAACTATTCAGTCGATTAAAAAAGAAAGTCGTTCTAATTAGTGATGATTTTGAATTACAATCTTTGCGAGGGAAATCTTACAAAGTAAACAACAAGAAGAACATGTCCGTTCGTTATATTAATCACAACTCTATCTTTTACAGATCCATCAAGGTTATATTTTCACTATATAGGAAAATTTTTAGACGAAATACTTTTCGGGATAATGCCGACACACTTTAA
- the metQ gene encoding methionine ABC transporter substrate-binding lipoprotein MetQ has protein sequence MKQTLRYSTIALSLFGALILTGCSPDKKNDNHIKVGISAGIDQPLWDVVKKTAKDKYNLDVEVVTFTDYVLPNEALSTGDIDANSFQHRPYLDRQTAERGYKLAVVGTTFVYPIAGYSKKIKSLAELKDNAQVAVPNDPTNLGRALLLLQKVELIKLKDGVGLLPTSLDITENPKKLKIVEIEAAQLPRSLDDKNVALAVINTNYSSQIGLTPKKDGLFVEDKDSPYVNIIVAREDNKDSEKIKNLVKAYQTNEVVAAADKIYHGDAVKAW, from the coding sequence ATGAAGCAGACATTAAGATATTCGACAATAGCCCTTTCGTTATTCGGTGCTTTAATTTTGACCGGATGTAGCCCGGATAAAAAGAACGATAATCATATAAAAGTTGGTATTAGCGCAGGTATCGATCAGCCTCTTTGGGATGTGGTCAAAAAAACGGCTAAAGATAAATACAATCTCGATGTGGAAGTGGTGACATTTACGGATTATGTCTTACCGAATGAAGCGTTAAGCACTGGCGATATAGATGCTAATTCATTCCAGCACCGGCCTTATCTGGATCGCCAGACTGCGGAGCGGGGCTATAAATTAGCGGTTGTTGGTACTACCTTTGTTTATCCTATTGCTGGCTATTCTAAAAAAATAAAATCGCTGGCTGAATTGAAAGATAATGCTCAGGTTGCTGTACCGAATGATCCAACTAACCTCGGTCGTGCGCTGCTGTTATTACAAAAAGTTGAGCTGATAAAGCTGAAAGATGGCGTTGGTTTACTTCCTACCTCTCTGGACATTACTGAAAACCCGAAAAAATTGAAAATCGTCGAGATTGAGGCCGCGCAGCTCCCGCGTTCACTGGACGATAAAAACGTGGCTCTTGCCGTAATTAACACTAATTATTCGAGTCAGATTGGCCTAACGCCTAAGAAAGACGGTCTGTTTGTAGAAGATAAAGACTCGCCGTACGTCAATATTATTGTCGCTCGTGAAGATAATAAAGACAGCGAGAAAATCAAAAATCTGGTTAAAGCTTATCAAACCAATGAAGTCGTGGCCGCAGCAGATAAAATTTACCATGGCGATGCAGTGAAGGCCTGGTAA
- the lysC gene encoding Rz1-like lysis system protein LysC — translation MLLSGCSNEHLAKACPVQPIVPKALLLPHDPPLFNVTKWGDYPGYVEELNLSLARCNADKTAVAQIMSPQKG, via the coding sequence ATGCTGTTATCCGGTTGCAGCAACGAGCACTTGGCCAAAGCCTGCCCGGTGCAGCCAATAGTACCGAAAGCGCTGCTATTGCCCCATGATCCCCCGTTATTTAACGTCACAAAGTGGGGGGACTATCCCGGTTATGTGGAAGAATTAAATCTATCGTTGGCGCGTTGTAATGCAGATAAAACGGCGGTGGCCCAAATAATGTCTCCCCAAAAAGGATAA
- a CDS encoding AppA family phytase/histidine-type acid phosphatase has product MITIKRKLSLSAMILTFIGSAITIPKVVAEEVGYTLEKVVILSRHGVRSPTKQTELMNEVTPDKWPEWPVKAGYLTPRGEQLVKIMGHFYGQYFRHTGLLPKERCPAEGQVYVYSDIDQRTLLTGQALIDGIAPQCGFKIFHQKNLKQIDPLFHPVEAGICALNAKKTQEAIEKKLGAPITTLSQRYAKSLALMGKVLNFSASPYCQKMEKQGMDCNFADLSPNEVQVNQEGSKASLSGPVALSSTLAEIFLLQNSQGMPIVAWHRLLTREDWQTLMLLHNSQFDLMAKTPYIAQHKGTPLLQQINVALLQPEQGKAGLDKQPATKKTLSNTQLPDNNAVFILGGHDTNIANVAGMLGLNWTLPLQPDNTPPGGGLVFERWRDQHGQSFVAIKMFYQTLNQLRNMEKLDLSINPAGMVSIDIPGCENEGENKLCRLATFQKKVVEAIEPACNLP; this is encoded by the coding sequence ATGATAACGATAAAGCGGAAGCTAAGCTTATCTGCAATGATATTAACATTTATCGGCAGTGCTATAACTATCCCAAAAGTAGTGGCGGAAGAAGTGGGATATACGCTGGAAAAAGTGGTGATATTGAGCCGCCATGGCGTGCGATCGCCAACTAAGCAAACGGAATTGATGAATGAGGTCACGCCCGATAAATGGCCCGAATGGCCGGTCAAAGCTGGGTATCTTACGCCAAGAGGTGAGCAGCTAGTTAAGATAATGGGACACTTCTACGGACAATATTTCCGTCATACCGGATTATTGCCGAAGGAAAGATGCCCGGCTGAGGGGCAGGTTTACGTTTATTCAGATATTGACCAGCGTACTTTATTAACTGGTCAGGCGTTAATAGACGGAATTGCTCCCCAGTGTGGATTTAAAATATTTCATCAGAAGAACTTAAAGCAGATCGATCCCTTGTTTCATCCCGTTGAGGCTGGTATCTGCGCTTTAAATGCAAAAAAAACGCAGGAAGCAATAGAAAAGAAGCTTGGCGCACCTATCACGACATTAAGTCAACGTTATGCTAAATCCCTGGCCTTAATGGGGAAGGTACTCAATTTTTCTGCTTCCCCATATTGTCAGAAAATGGAAAAGCAAGGGATGGATTGTAATTTTGCCGATCTATCACCTAACGAAGTTCAGGTAAATCAGGAAGGCAGCAAGGCTTCATTGAGTGGCCCGGTTGCTTTGTCTTCTACGCTGGCTGAAATATTTCTGCTACAAAACTCGCAGGGTATGCCGATAGTGGCCTGGCATCGTTTGCTGACGAGAGAGGATTGGCAGACTCTGATGCTTTTGCATAACTCGCAATTCGATCTCATGGCCAAAACTCCTTATATAGCACAGCATAAAGGAACTCCTTTATTACAACAGATAAATGTGGCGCTTTTACAGCCTGAGCAGGGAAAGGCTGGGCTAGATAAACAGCCCGCGACTAAAAAAACGCTAAGCAATACTCAATTACCCGATAACAATGCGGTATTTATTCTAGGTGGCCACGATACCAATATTGCAAATGTTGCCGGAATGCTGGGTTTAAATTGGACATTACCGCTGCAGCCGGATAATACCCCTCCGGGAGGTGGATTAGTTTTTGAACGTTGGCGAGATCAGCATGGACAAAGCTTCGTGGCGATTAAAATGTTCTACCAAACGCTAAATCAGCTGAGAAATATGGAGAAGTTGGATTTGTCGATTAACCCAGCCGGAATGGTTAGCATCGATATTCCTGGTTGCGAAAATGAAGGTGAAAATAAACTGTGCCGCTTAGCGACGTTCCAGAAGAAAGTCGTCGAGGCTATTGAGCCGGCCTGTAATCTGCCATAA
- a CDS encoding Kdo hydroxylase family protein — MNSNSIAPDPMILTLPHQHWGKNEHVIPDAIEALEQGKVLFLPNLAFPLSSQEKQLLNPALVDIKRKNISFKPLEGELTGVTDESKIELTRQLLERYYQHCVSLLGQLLPEYTHALRSPTNSLRLHPVAAWRDKTSWRKDDSRLHVDAFPSRPNYGERIIRIFTNINPHGENRSWRVGEDFQQLASRYLPKLDRYSPISSWLQHKVGITKLRRSHYDHLMLQLHDKMKSDADYQQNGQQVAIEFPPGSSWICFSDQTPHAAMGGQYMLEQTFLLPVKGMKHPEQSPLKILEALTGQRLI; from the coding sequence ATGAATTCTAACTCTATCGCCCCAGATCCGATGATTCTCACTCTCCCTCACCAACATTGGGGCAAGAATGAGCATGTCATTCCCGATGCAATTGAAGCCTTAGAACAGGGAAAAGTTCTTTTTTTACCGAATCTGGCTTTCCCGTTAAGCTCACAAGAGAAGCAATTACTGAACCCAGCGCTGGTCGATATAAAACGCAAAAACATCAGTTTCAAACCTCTGGAAGGTGAACTTACTGGTGTGACGGATGAAAGTAAAATCGAGCTAACGCGCCAGCTGCTTGAGCGCTATTATCAACACTGCGTTAGTCTATTAGGACAATTATTACCTGAATATACCCATGCCCTACGCAGCCCAACTAACAGCCTAAGGCTGCATCCAGTCGCCGCATGGCGGGACAAAACGTCCTGGCGCAAAGATGATAGCCGTTTACACGTTGATGCTTTCCCCTCGAGGCCTAATTACGGTGAGCGGATTATTCGTATTTTCACCAATATTAATCCCCACGGTGAAAATCGCTCTTGGCGAGTAGGTGAAGATTTTCAGCAATTAGCGAGCCGTTATCTGCCAAAACTCGATCGCTACTCACCTATTAGCAGTTGGTTACAGCATAAAGTTGGTATCACCAAACTCCGACGCAGCCATTACGATCATTTAATGTTGCAGCTACACGATAAAATGAAATCTGACGCAGATTATCAGCAAAATGGCCAACAAGTTGCGATCGAATTTCCGCCTGGTAGCAGTTGGATTTGTTTTTCAGATCAAACACCACATGCCGCAATGGGAGGCCAATATATGCTGGAACAGACCTTCCTATTACCGGTAAAGGGTATGAAACACCCAGAGCAGTCCCCGTTGAAAATTCTTGAAGCGCTCACTGGCCAACGATTGATCTAG
- the ydfZ gene encoding putative selenium delivery protein YdfZ, whose translation MVKVYDRNRNQIRPGHRVMVAQSGLIDVAKAIHADGLSDIEAERAQCVELQHACERYVPFDLVRLGQ comes from the coding sequence ATGGTTAAAGTCTATGACAGAAATAGAAACCAAATTCGCCCTGGGCATCGCGTTATGGTCGCACAGTCAGGTTTGATTGATGTTGCGAAGGCAATACATGCTGATGGACTCTCTGATATTGAGGCCGAGCGCGCTCAGTGTGTTGAGTTACAACACGCCTGCGAACGTTATGTGCCTTTTGATCTAGTTCGTCTTGGCCAATAA
- the hdeB gene encoding acid-activated periplasmic chaperone HdeB, which produces MFNNSFKKIALTSLLLSAAATTFAATTPADMTCKEFLDLNPKSYTPVVFWVLNDTTEYKQGDYVDFQETDTLVTPKVVEVCKKSPEKKVTDLKQDILSFAKKHM; this is translated from the coding sequence ATGTTTAATAATTCATTTAAAAAAATCGCACTGACAAGCCTATTACTCTCCGCTGCTGCAACCACCTTCGCAGCAACGACTCCCGCAGATATGACTTGTAAAGAGTTCCTTGACTTAAATCCTAAATCTTACACCCCAGTTGTATTTTGGGTGTTAAATGACACCACGGAATATAAGCAAGGTGACTATGTAGATTTCCAGGAAACTGACACGCTAGTCACACCGAAAGTCGTTGAAGTTTGCAAGAAATCTCCAGAGAAAAAAGTAACCGACCTCAAACAAGACATTTTGTCATTCGCTAAAAAACACATGTAG
- a CDS encoding helix-turn-helix domain-containing protein, giving the protein MENTTFTAILLDVRMNHALSLLRNSSLSISQVSYKSGFYSVSNFCSKFKRYFGLSPKQVSKKLTKNIKLEVLKF; this is encoded by the coding sequence ATGGAGAATACAACATTCACAGCAATATTATTAGATGTAAGAATGAACCATGCTTTAAGTTTATTAAGAAATTCATCTCTTTCAATTTCACAAGTGTCTTATAAAAGTGGGTTTTATTCTGTATCGAATTTTTGTTCAAAATTTAAACGATATTTTGGTTTGTCACCAAAGCAAGTTTCGAAGAAATTAACCAAGAACATTAAACTTGAAGTTTTGAAGTTTTGA